A single region of the Thermoanaerobacterium aotearoense genome encodes:
- a CDS encoding L-ribulose-5-phosphate 4-epimerase, producing MLENLKQRVYKMNMMLPKNNLVTMTSGNVSGRDPETNLVVIKPSGVLYDEMTPDDMVVVDLDGNVVEGKLKPSVDTATHLYVYRHRNDVNGIVHTHSPYATSFAALGRSIPVYLTAIADEFGCAIPVGPYAKIGGEEIGKAIVDYIGESPAILMKNHGVFTIGNSPEAALKAAVMVEDTAKTVHLSLLLGTPDVIPDEEVKRAHERYLTKYGQ from the coding sequence ATGTTAGAGAACCTAAAACAACGTGTATATAAAATGAACATGATGCTTCCTAAAAACAATTTAGTCACAATGACAAGCGGCAATGTCAGCGGAAGAGATCCTGAGACAAATCTTGTAGTCATAAAGCCCAGCGGAGTTTTGTACGATGAAATGACGCCAGATGATATGGTAGTCGTGGATTTGGATGGCAATGTGGTTGAGGGTAAGCTAAAACCATCTGTCGATACTGCTACACATCTTTACGTCTACAGGCATAGAAATGATGTAAACGGCATTGTCCATACACACTCACCGTATGCTACAAGTTTTGCCGCACTTGGCCGGTCAATTCCGGTCTATCTTACAGCTATTGCAGACGAGTTTGGATGCGCAATTCCTGTAGGGCCTTATGCCAAAATTGGCGGGGAAGAGATAGGAAAAGCCATCGTAGATTATATAGGTGAGAGTCCTGCAATACTTATGAAAAATCACGGCGTTTTTACCATTGGCAATTCACCTGAAGCAGCCTTAAAAGCTGCTGTTATGGTAGAAGATACAGCTAAGACGGTGCACTTATCACTGCTTTTAGGCACACCTGATGTAATACCAGATGAAGAAGTAAAAAGAGCCCATGAAAGATATCTTACAAAATACGGTCAATGA
- a CDS encoding ribulokinase — MAKFSIGIDYGTESARALLLNLDTAEEVASSTMNYPHGVMDERLPDGTVLPQDWALEHPDDYIEVLKKIIPDVIMKSGVNKDDVVGIGIDFTACTMLPIKKDGTPLCDLPEYKSNPHAYVKLWKHHAAQPEANMLNKIASERGEDFLARYGGKISSEWLIPKIWQILNEAPDVYEEADKFIEATDWVILKLTGNERRNSCTAGYKAIWHKRKGYPSKEFFKALDERLENVVDEKLSRDIYPLGTKAGELTEEMANMIGLKPGIAVAVGNVDAHVSLPAVGVASPGKMVMIMGTSICHVVLGDKEVEVPGMCGVVEDGIVPGYYGYEAGQSAVGDIFAWFVDNCVPDGYKKEAEERGISVHQLLTEKASKLKPGESGLLALDWLNGNRSVLVDADLTGLILGLTLRTKPEEIYRALIESTAYGTRMIIDTFNEYGIKIDELYACGGLPEKNPMLMQIYADVTNLEIKVSKSNQTPALGAAMFGAVAAGKENGGFDSIFEAAKVIPKLKDETFKPILENVEIYEKLFQEYKLLHDYFGRGANDVMKRLKNIKEVVSDVREPKTTCI, encoded by the coding sequence ATGGCAAAATTTTCAATAGGTATTGATTACGGCACAGAATCTGCAAGGGCATTGCTTTTAAATCTTGATACAGCAGAGGAAGTAGCTTCTTCAACGATGAACTATCCGCATGGAGTCATGGATGAGAGACTTCCAGACGGGACAGTATTGCCGCAGGATTGGGCATTAGAGCATCCTGATGATTATATAGAAGTTTTGAAAAAGATAATTCCAGATGTGATAATGAAATCTGGTGTAAATAAAGATGATGTTGTAGGTATTGGCATAGACTTTACAGCATGTACGATGCTTCCTATAAAAAAAGATGGTACGCCTTTGTGCGATTTACCAGAATATAAATCAAATCCCCATGCGTATGTCAAACTGTGGAAGCATCACGCAGCACAGCCTGAGGCAAATATGCTAAATAAGATTGCATCCGAAAGAGGTGAGGATTTCTTAGCAAGATATGGTGGAAAGATTTCCTCCGAATGGCTGATACCGAAAATATGGCAGATTTTAAATGAGGCTCCAGATGTCTATGAAGAGGCAGATAAATTCATAGAAGCGACTGATTGGGTGATATTGAAGCTTACTGGCAATGAAAGGAGAAATAGCTGTACTGCAGGCTATAAAGCCATTTGGCACAAGAGAAAGGGGTATCCTTCAAAGGAATTTTTTAAAGCATTGGATGAAAGGCTTGAAAATGTAGTAGATGAAAAGCTGTCAAGAGACATATATCCTTTAGGAACAAAAGCAGGTGAATTAACTGAGGAAATGGCTAATATGATCGGTTTAAAACCTGGTATTGCTGTTGCGGTAGGCAATGTCGATGCACATGTTTCGCTGCCTGCTGTAGGCGTAGCATCTCCAGGAAAGATGGTTATGATAATGGGCACGTCTATATGCCATGTAGTCTTAGGCGATAAAGAAGTTGAAGTTCCTGGTATGTGTGGAGTAGTTGAAGACGGTATTGTGCCAGGATATTATGGATATGAAGCTGGACAGTCAGCAGTAGGAGATATATTTGCTTGGTTTGTAGATAATTGCGTTCCAGATGGTTACAAAAAAGAAGCCGAAGAAAGAGGCATATCTGTACATCAGCTTTTGACAGAAAAGGCTTCAAAGTTAAAACCAGGAGAAAGCGGACTTCTTGCACTTGATTGGCTTAATGGAAATAGATCTGTCTTGGTTGATGCGGATCTTACTGGTTTGATTTTAGGATTGACACTCAGGACGAAACCTGAAGAAATATACAGAGCTTTGATAGAGTCAACAGCGTACGGTACACGCATGATAATAGATACATTCAATGAGTATGGCATAAAGATAGATGAACTTTACGCATGTGGTGGACTTCCTGAAAAAAATCCGATGCTTATGCAGATATACGCTGATGTGACAAACTTGGAGATAAAAGTTTCCAAGTCAAACCAGACGCCTGCGTTAGGTGCGGCAATGTTTGGCGCAGTGGCGGCAGGGAAGGAAAATGGCGGTTTTGACAGCATATTTGAAGCAGCTAAAGTAATACCAAAGTTAAAAGATGAAACATTCAAGCCTATCCTTGAAAATGTTGAAATTTACGAGAAGCTCTTTCAGGAGTACAAACTGCTCCATGACTACTTTGGAAGAGGTGCAAATGATGTGATGAAAAGGCTTAAAAACATAAAAGAGGTGGTTTCAGATGTTAGAGAACCTAAAACAACGTGTATATAA
- a CDS encoding L-fucose/L-arabinose isomerase family protein: MYKDEKPRIGFLGIMQELYDDMLPGITERQEMYAQQVIGRLGDVADFYFPGAAKNRNDIERIVKEFNDKDLDGIMIVMLTYGPATNLVNALRNNRLPIMLANIQPESTVTDDWDMGDLTYNQGVHGAQDTSNIILRMGITCPVITEDWHSDEFKDFVNDWAKTVKTVKALRNMKIAQFGRMHGMYDIMGDDAAFTRKLGPQINQEYIGQVFRYMEEATNEEIDKVIEENKKNFYIDPKLSDESHRYAARLQIGFKKLLEEKGYSGFSAHFDVFKGDGRFKQIHMMAASNLMAEGYGYAAEGDVVTASLVAAGHVLIGNAHFTEMYAMDFKRDSILMSHMGEGNWKIARKDRPIKLVDRELGIGKLDNPPTVVFMAQPGIATLASLVSLEGEKYRLVVSKGEILDTEEAKNIEMPYFHFRPENGVRACLNGWLKNGGTHHQCLTLGDATKRWKLLCELLDIEYVEV; the protein is encoded by the coding sequence GTGTACAAAGATGAAAAGCCCAGGATAGGTTTTTTGGGTATTATGCAGGAGTTATACGATGATATGTTGCCTGGTATTACTGAAAGGCAAGAGATGTATGCACAACAGGTTATAGGTAGATTAGGTGATGTTGCTGATTTTTATTTCCCAGGTGCTGCAAAAAACAGAAATGATATAGAAAGGATAGTTAAGGAATTCAACGATAAAGATCTTGACGGAATAATGATCGTGATGCTGACATACGGACCAGCCACAAATCTTGTGAATGCTTTAAGAAACAATAGGCTTCCGATTATGCTGGCGAATATACAGCCAGAAAGCACTGTGACAGACGATTGGGATATGGGGGACTTGACCTACAACCAAGGTGTTCATGGTGCACAGGATACTTCAAATATTATTCTGAGAATGGGCATAACTTGTCCTGTTATAACAGAAGATTGGCATTCTGATGAATTTAAAGATTTTGTGAATGATTGGGCAAAAACTGTAAAGACAGTAAAAGCTTTGAGGAATATGAAGATAGCACAATTTGGAAGAATGCATGGTATGTATGACATAATGGGTGATGATGCAGCTTTTACAAGAAAATTGGGGCCGCAAATAAACCAGGAGTACATTGGCCAAGTTTTTAGATATATGGAAGAAGCTACAAATGAAGAAATTGACAAAGTGATAGAGGAAAACAAGAAGAACTTTTATATAGATCCTAAATTAAGTGATGAGAGCCACAGATATGCTGCAAGGCTTCAAATAGGATTTAAGAAATTGCTTGAGGAGAAAGGGTACTCTGGCTTTAGTGCTCACTTTGATGTGTTTAAAGGCGATGGAAGATTTAAGCAGATACACATGATGGCAGCATCAAACTTGATGGCAGAAGGATATGGCTATGCGGCAGAGGGCGATGTAGTTACGGCAAGCCTGGTGGCAGCAGGTCATGTTTTGATAGGCAATGCACACTTTACCGAGATGTATGCGATGGATTTTAAGAGAGATTCAATTTTGATGAGCCACATGGGAGAGGGCAATTGGAAGATAGCCAGAAAAGATAGACCTATAAAATTAGTCGATCGAGAGCTTGGCATAGGAAAGCTTGATAATCCTCCAACAGTGGTGTTTATGGCTCAACCAGGCATTGCGACATTGGCATCATTAGTGTCTTTAGAAGGCGAAAAATATAGACTTGTTGTTTCAAAGGGAGAAATTTTAGATACAGAAGAAGCGAAAAATATAGAGATGCCGTATTTCCATTTTAGACCTGAAAACGGAGTTAGGGCTTGTCTAAATGGCTGGCTTAAAAATGGTGGTACACATCATCAGTGCTTGACATTAGGTGATGCTACTAAAAGATGGAAGCTTTTATGCGAATTATTAGATATCGAGTATGTTGAAGTGTAA
- a CDS encoding ABC transporter permease, which yields MTDLQNSVEINGVKNKIQRYLEKPIARSILPVVGLVVVLVMFTMLTGGKIISPLNVTLLLDEVYVLMIASIGVFFIMTMGCLDFSQGSILGIASIVFSYLSGFNILLAIVGAIIAGAIIGAINGFFHVKRKIPSFIVTICTMFLFRGLIAYLTTNSPVYAVSDILNYNTVTVKLISTGVILLIAFLIFHFTKLGIYLKAIGAGEIGSRFAGVDVDKIKWLMYIVAGMITGFAAFINVIEVGSVTASGGSMFETEILIALVLGGLPITGGVMARFSNIITGVLTYKVLSAGLNMIGLTTQTQQLIEGIIFLLVVALFSDRKSLHIIK from the coding sequence ATGACTGACTTGCAGAATAGTGTTGAGATAAATGGTGTAAAAAACAAGATACAAAGATATTTGGAAAAGCCAATTGCAAGAAGCATATTACCAGTAGTAGGGTTGGTAGTCGTATTGGTTATGTTTACTATGCTAACAGGCGGTAAAATTATAAGTCCATTAAATGTAACATTATTGCTTGATGAAGTGTACGTGCTTATGATAGCTTCAATTGGCGTGTTTTTTATCATGACGATGGGATGCTTAGATTTTTCTCAGGGATCCATACTTGGAATTGCATCGATAGTATTTTCCTATCTATCTGGCTTTAATATTTTGTTGGCAATTGTAGGTGCAATTATTGCAGGAGCGATTATTGGAGCAATAAATGGTTTTTTTCACGTGAAGCGTAAAATACCTTCATTTATTGTTACAATATGTACAATGTTTTTGTTTCGTGGGCTTATTGCATATTTGACGACTAATTCACCTGTTTATGCGGTAAGTGATATTTTGAATTATAACACAGTAACAGTTAAATTAATATCAACAGGGGTAATTTTATTGATTGCTTTTTTAATTTTCCACTTTACTAAGTTGGGAATCTATTTAAAAGCAATTGGGGCCGGAGAAATTGGTTCAAGATTTGCTGGAGTAGATGTTGATAAGATTAAATGGTTAATGTATATAGTAGCTGGAATGATTACAGGATTCGCAGCATTCATAAATGTTATTGAAGTTGGATCTGTAACAGCATCAGGTGGAAGTATGTTTGAAACAGAAATTTTAATTGCATTAGTTTTGGGAGGATTACCAATTACAGGAGGTGTGATGGCGCGCTTTTCAAACATCATTACAGGTGTGCTGACATATAAGGTTTTGTCTGCAGGATTAAATATGATAGGTCTTACAACTCAAACTCAACAATTAATAGAAGGTATTATATTCTTGTTAGTTGTGGCGCTCTTCAGCGATAGAAAATCGTTGCATATTATTAAATGA
- a CDS encoding sugar ABC transporter ATP-binding protein produces MKEEILRVEKLNKYFGSNHVVKDATLSFKRGEIHGLIGENGSGKSTLVSMISGIYEINSGKVFLEGREIKVRSLVEANRNGISIIVQEAGTILGLTVAENIFLGNEEKFIKHGIKNIASMNREAQELLEKYECSNINATDLIDKYNFEERKLIEIIKAIYIGPKIFIVDETTTALSQNGRELLYKQMTRIKEEGNTVIFITHDLDELIKWTDRITVMRDGVVVDTVDSDSVTEDDIKRLMVGRELSGHYYRTDYEKPVFKETVLKLSNVTVPGQFDNISFDLHKGEILGIGGLSECGMHEIGKAIFGASFNRSGDVVLGNGVKINSIEVAIKNGIAYVSKDRDNESLIVNDTISDNICITSLDDLKEHNIIFNGKLSKFANKYAEVLSVKMENVNQLVSDLSGGNKQKVALARWIAKNSEIFILDSPTRGIDVKVKADIYDLMTEMKNQGKSILLISEEILELIGMCDRILIMKNGKINGEFMRDINLTEEDLIMKMI; encoded by the coding sequence TTGAAGGAAGAAATTTTAAGAGTAGAAAAATTAAATAAATATTTTGGTAGTAATCATGTCGTAAAAGATGCTACTCTATCATTTAAAAGAGGAGAGATACATGGTTTAATTGGAGAAAATGGTTCAGGAAAATCCACGCTAGTTTCTATGATATCAGGTATTTATGAAATAAATAGTGGAAAAGTTTTTTTAGAAGGCAGAGAAATTAAGGTAAGATCTCTTGTCGAAGCAAATAGAAATGGCATTTCCATAATTGTTCAAGAGGCTGGTACGATATTAGGCTTAACTGTAGCGGAAAATATTTTTTTAGGCAATGAGGAAAAATTCATAAAACATGGTATTAAAAATATTGCATCTATGAATAGAGAAGCACAAGAATTATTAGAAAAATACGAATGCAGTAACATAAATGCTACAGATTTAATCGATAAATATAATTTTGAAGAGCGAAAACTTATCGAAATAATTAAAGCTATATATATTGGACCAAAAATTTTTATTGTTGATGAAACAACTACTGCTTTAAGCCAAAATGGTCGCGAACTATTATATAAGCAGATGACACGAATAAAAGAAGAAGGAAATACTGTTATTTTTATTACTCACGATTTAGATGAATTAATCAAATGGACTGATCGCATTACGGTGATGCGTGATGGTGTAGTAGTTGATACAGTTGATAGTGATTCAGTAACGGAAGATGATATAAAAAGATTAATGGTAGGAAGAGAATTAAGCGGACATTATTATCGTACAGATTATGAAAAACCTGTATTTAAAGAAACAGTTCTAAAATTAAGTAATGTAACTGTGCCAGGACAGTTCGACAATATTAGCTTTGATTTACACAAAGGAGAAATCCTTGGAATTGGTGGACTTAGTGAATGCGGAATGCATGAGATAGGTAAAGCAATTTTTGGAGCATCATTTAATAGATCAGGCGATGTTGTTCTTGGAAATGGAGTTAAGATTAACTCTATTGAAGTTGCTATAAAAAATGGTATTGCCTATGTTTCAAAGGATAGAGATAATGAATCGCTTATAGTTAATGATACAATTTCAGACAATATCTGCATTACATCGTTAGATGATTTAAAAGAACACAACATAATATTTAATGGTAAACTTAGTAAATTTGCCAATAAATATGCGGAAGTATTAAGCGTAAAGATGGAAAATGTAAATCAGTTAGTATCGGATTTATCTGGCGGCAATAAGCAAAAGGTTGCTTTGGCAAGGTGGATTGCTAAAAATTCTGAAATATTTATATTAGACAGTCCAACCAGAGGTATCGATGTTAAAGTTAAAGCTGATATTTATGATTTGATGACTGAGATGAAAAACCAAGGGAAATCAATACTTTTGATTTCTGAAGAAATTTTAGAATTAATAGGTATGTGCGACAGAATTTTAATAATGAAGAACGGAAAAATCAATGGTGAATTTATGAGAGACATTAATTTAACAGAGGAAGATTTAATAATGAAAATGATTTAA
- a CDS encoding ABC transporter permease: MSSSTDFVKRKSIDVYFKKYFGILLLILLTVIFWFIFKVISPNNFGTPGRLLSYFQSSLIYAVGGCGLYFIVAMGLWDFSIGANLVLSSILACYFSQHYGYLGLILAPIVSGTLIGLLNGIVYINFHIPSMIVTVGLSLIYESLSVFATQGQEQILGPNYRAFGTYPYNVILAICAFVFVSLVIKYTKMGTYMYAIGSNEYLAKNMGVDVNKFKVLSYVLCGFLVGIMSILNISYGTSMTAASGMSSMSMNFTPLMGTFFGMSFRKYGTPVIAIIIGEFIISLIFNGFVAIGAPTTIQNVVTGIALLLIVTITTKPVRGIVVK; the protein is encoded by the coding sequence ATGAGCAGTAGTACAGATTTTGTCAAAAGGAAAAGTATTGATGTATACTTTAAAAAATATTTTGGTATTTTATTGTTAATATTACTTACAGTAATCTTTTGGTTTATTTTTAAAGTGATTTCGCCAAATAATTTTGGGACACCAGGAAGACTTTTATCGTATTTTCAATCAAGTTTAATTTATGCTGTTGGCGGGTGTGGTCTATATTTTATCGTTGCCATGGGCTTATGGGATTTTAGCATTGGAGCTAATCTTGTTTTATCATCAATATTAGCATGCTATTTTTCTCAACATTATGGATATTTAGGGTTAATTTTAGCGCCTATTGTTAGTGGGACATTGATAGGTTTATTGAATGGTATTGTCTATATAAATTTTCATATACCATCAATGATTGTTACTGTTGGACTTTCGCTAATATATGAAAGTTTAAGTGTTTTTGCGACACAAGGTCAAGAGCAAATTTTAGGCCCAAATTATCGTGCTTTTGGAACATACCCATATAATGTAATTTTAGCAATATGTGCCTTTGTATTTGTGAGTTTAGTTATTAAATATACGAAGATGGGAACTTACATGTATGCAATAGGCAGCAATGAATATTTAGCTAAAAATATGGGTGTTGATGTAAATAAGTTTAAAGTATTATCGTATGTGCTATGTGGTTTTTTAGTTGGTATCATGAGCATTCTAAATATCAGTTATGGAACATCTATGACTGCTGCATCTGGCATGTCATCAATGAGCATGAATTTTACACCTTTAATGGGAACTTTTTTTGGAATGTCATTTAGGAAATACGGAACGCCTGTAATAGCTATCATAATTGGTGAATTCATAATTTCACTAATTTTTAACGGATTTGTCGCTATTGGTGCTCCTACTACAATTCAAAACGTTGTTACAGGAATAGCTTTGTTGTTGATAGTTACAATTACTACAAAACCAGTTAGAGGCATTGTCGTCAAGTGA
- a CDS encoding substrate-binding domain-containing protein produces the protein MKKIIASILVLAMLFSLSACGNSNSNKTAQNNSTSSSNSTTQNSNSNNQKIKIGVSIWSSTDVLGSQVKKMLDYAANALGIELMYVDQGHISEKVTASVKTLAAAGCQGIIICNSADSEMASAIQTADQYHVYLAQFFRIISKDRSPQIYEQAQKSKYYVGAVHEDEVVNGYNLVNILINKGKRFIGLIGWNPGDATFLLRWEGYKKAVDQWNQNHPNDKVFMTEPVYAGTTADGGASAATSLMNSYPKMDALIVAGGGGDPLVGALNAIKNAGKTGKIGVVSTDFLPDLGQELQSGAMTAESGGHFADPLYALMMVYNAIRGKYVKPENSFYEIKFPYLYVSSPSEYNDYQKYFVDSLPYNTEEIKAMANDSFQQLAEQALNLSIDDVKKRHGGQ, from the coding sequence ATGAAAAAAATTATTGCCTCAATTTTAGTTCTTGCAATGTTGTTTTCATTAAGTGCATGTGGCAATAGTAATTCAAACAAGACAGCACAAAATAATAGCACTAGTAGTAGCAATTCAACAACTCAAAATTCAAACTCAAATAATCAGAAAATTAAAATTGGTGTATCTATTTGGAGCTCAACAGACGTTCTTGGTAGCCAAGTCAAAAAAATGCTTGATTATGCAGCAAATGCACTTGGCATAGAATTGATGTACGTAGATCAAGGGCATATTTCTGAAAAGGTTACAGCCAGTGTTAAAACGTTAGCTGCTGCTGGATGTCAGGGAATAATAATTTGTAACTCTGCTGACTCGGAAATGGCATCGGCAATTCAAACTGCTGATCAATATCATGTATATCTCGCACAGTTTTTCCGCATAATCAGCAAAGATAGAAGTCCACAAATATATGAACAAGCGCAGAAATCTAAATACTATGTTGGTGCAGTTCATGAAGATGAAGTAGTAAATGGATATAATCTTGTAAATATCTTGATAAACAAAGGCAAGAGGTTTATAGGTTTAATAGGATGGAATCCAGGTGATGCTACATTCCTCCTAAGATGGGAAGGCTACAAGAAAGCTGTTGATCAATGGAATCAAAATCATCCAAATGACAAAGTTTTCATGACAGAACCTGTATATGCTGGTACAACCGCTGATGGTGGTGCATCTGCAGCTACTTCATTGATGAATTCATATCCAAAGATGGATGCGTTGATCGTTGCAGGTGGTGGAGGAGATCCTTTAGTTGGTGCATTAAATGCTATTAAAAATGCTGGAAAGACTGGTAAAATAGGTGTCGTTTCTACAGACTTTTTGCCTGACTTAGGACAAGAGTTACAAAGCGGTGCAATGACTGCTGAATCAGGTGGTCACTTTGCAGATCCATTATATGCTCTTATGATGGTTTACAACGCAATAAGAGGTAAGTATGTAAAACCTGAAAATAGTTTTTATGAGATAAAGTTCCCGTATCTTTATGTTTCATCTCCAAGTGAATACAACGATTATCAAAAATATTTTGTAGATAGTTTGCCTTACAATACAGAAGAAATAAAAGCAATGGCGAATGATTCATTCCAGCAATTAGCTGAACAAGCATTGAACTTGTCTATAGACGATGTTAAGAAGCGTCATGGCGGTCAATAA
- a CDS encoding alpha-N-arabinofuranosidase, which translates to MLAKIVINADNKKGKISKNIYGHFAEHLGRCIYGGFWVGKDSEIPNIDGIRKDVVEALKKIKIPVLRWPGGCFADEYHWKDGIGPYESRPKMVNVHWGGVIENNHFGTHEFFELCDLLNAEPYICGNVGSGTVQEMREWIEYMTFDGESPMASLRASNGRKEPWKLKYFGVGNESWGCGGNMRPEYYVDVYRRYSTYVRNFGSNRIFKIACGPNTNDYNWTEVLMREAGKFMDGLSLHYYTVPGTWERKGTATNFDEEEWFITMKKALYMDELITKHSTIMDKYDSEKSVALVVDEWGTWYDVEPGTNPGFLYQQNTMRDALVAGIHFNIFNKHCDRVKMANIAQTVNVLQAVILTDGPQMVLTPTYHVFDMYKVHQDAELLDFNIDTPEYMVDSEESIPQVTATVSTDDSGKIHISLCNLSPKESITVECELRGANVNKVTGTILTADEMNAHNTFDNPNKVVPKEFDEIKITENKMVITMPKMAIVGVKACI; encoded by the coding sequence ATGTTAGCAAAAATCGTTATCAATGCGGATAATAAAAAAGGCAAGATCAGTAAAAATATCTACGGACATTTTGCAGAGCATTTAGGAAGATGTATTTATGGTGGATTTTGGGTTGGAAAAGATTCAGAGATACCCAATATAGATGGGATTCGGAAAGATGTTGTTGAAGCATTAAAGAAGATTAAGATACCTGTGTTGAGATGGCCTGGTGGATGTTTTGCGGATGAATACCATTGGAAAGATGGTATAGGACCTTACGAATCAAGACCAAAGATGGTCAATGTACATTGGGGCGGTGTAATCGAAAACAACCATTTTGGTACACACGAGTTTTTTGAATTATGCGATCTTTTGAATGCAGAGCCATATATTTGCGGTAATGTAGGCAGTGGTACAGTCCAAGAGATGAGAGAATGGATAGAATACATGACATTTGATGGAGAGTCGCCAATGGCAAGTTTGCGAGCTTCAAATGGTAGAAAAGAACCGTGGAAGCTTAAATACTTTGGTGTTGGCAATGAAAGCTGGGGCTGCGGTGGTAATATGCGTCCAGAGTATTATGTTGATGTATATAGAAGATATTCCACATATGTAAGGAATTTTGGCAGCAATAGGATATTTAAGATTGCTTGTGGACCCAATACAAACGATTATAATTGGACAGAAGTGTTGATGAGAGAAGCTGGAAAGTTTATGGATGGCCTTAGTTTGCATTACTATACAGTACCAGGCACATGGGAAAGAAAAGGAACAGCTACTAATTTTGACGAAGAAGAATGGTTTATTACCATGAAGAAAGCGTTGTACATGGACGAATTAATAACAAAACATTCTACGATAATGGATAAATATGATTCTGAAAAAAGCGTTGCGTTAGTTGTAGATGAATGGGGCACATGGTACGATGTAGAGCCTGGTACAAACCCTGGGTTTTTGTATCAACAAAATACAATGAGAGATGCTCTAGTTGCAGGCATTCACTTTAACATATTTAATAAGCATTGCGATAGAGTCAAAATGGCTAATATAGCACAGACCGTAAATGTTTTACAAGCCGTTATTCTTACAGATGGGCCTCAAATGGTACTCACACCGACATATCATGTATTTGACATGTATAAGGTTCATCAAGATGCAGAATTATTAGATTTTAATATTGATACACCTGAATATATGGTAGATTCAGAAGAAAGCATACCTCAAGTGACAGCAACTGTTTCTACTGATGATAGTGGGAAAATTCATATTTCTCTGTGCAATCTAAGTCCTAAAGAATCAATAACAGTGGAGTGTGAACTTAGAGGAGCAAATGTAAACAAAGTAACAGGGACAATATTAACTGCTGATGAAATGAATGCACATAATACTTTTGACAATCCTAATAAAGTTGTACCCAAAGAATTTGACGAAATTAAAATTACTGAAAATAAGATGGTTATAACAATGCCTAAGATGGCGATTGTAGGGGTAAAAGCATGTATATAG